In Phacochoerus africanus isolate WHEZ1 chromosome 2, ROS_Pafr_v1, whole genome shotgun sequence, one DNA window encodes the following:
- the LOC125120526 gene encoding translation initiation factor IF-2-like isoform X1, producing MLPGGGWGRGRPTSAESAAPAAPMSPCPLPGKDAGGGGRGVRGSLRGAVRRLGIFWKVAPAGAGPPGSERVRGRAFPEERALPDNTEDGEAGGRPARREGSGSLLKALSQHGASACHPPSSNQAPQGQGPLKTEAPRPSSTTPSSGCSFSGGGGFCPGPDLLTSALTPAALQILRSRQGSPCKPAHPPARPRPPPPRALPPRPPWASLLLCGRCAAAPPSQITAV from the exons ATGCTGCCcggcgggggctgggggaggggcaggcccaCGAGCGCTGAATCAGCTGCTCCCGCTGCTCCCATGTCGCCCTGTCCCCTCCCGGGCAAAGATGctggtggcggggggcggggggtgaggggcTCCCTTCGGGGAGCTGTCAGACGACTGGGGATTTTCTGGAAAGTGGCTCCTGCAGGAGCCGGGCCTCCTGGGAGTGAGAGAGTGAGAGGAAGGGCCTTCCCGGAAGAGAGGGCCCTTCCAGACAACACCGAAGACGGAGAAGCCGGCGGCCGGCCTGCGCGCAGGGAAGGAAGCGGCTCCCTCCTGAAGGCGCTGAGTCAGCACGGAGCCAGCGCCTGCCACCCTCCCTCGTCCAATCAGGCGCCGCAGGGACAGGGACCTCTCAAG ACGGAAGCCCCTCGGCCCTCCTCCACCACTCCCTCCTCTGGCTGCAGCTTtagcggcggcggcggcttcTGCCCCGGCCCTGACCTCCTGACCTCCGCCTTGACACCTGCTGCCCTCCAGATACTCCGCTCCCGCCAGGGATCTCCGTGCAAACCTGCCCATCCTCCTGCCAGacctcgccccccgcccccacgggCACTGCCCCCCCGCCCGCCCTGGGCCAGCCTCCTGCTCTGTGGCCGCTGTGCTGCCGCCCCCCCCTCCCAAATCACCGCTGTCTAG
- the LOC125120526 gene encoding translation initiation factor IF-2-like isoform X2, translated as MLPGGGWGRGRPTSAESAAPAAPMSPCPLPGKDAGGGGRGVRGSLRGAVRRLGIFWKVAPAGAGPPGSERVRGRAFPEERALPDNTEDGEAGGRPARREGSGSLLKALSQHGASACHPPSSNQAPQGQGPLKERPCEGACGRGRKRASPRFRHGEDKSGTVPATATCCQCSQRARGWSHVWFTPVPGSTFPTSPGAREK; from the exons ATGCTGCCcggcgggggctgggggaggggcaggcccaCGAGCGCTGAATCAGCTGCTCCCGCTGCTCCCATGTCGCCCTGTCCCCTCCCGGGCAAAGATGctggtggcggggggcggggggtgaggggcTCCCTTCGGGGAGCTGTCAGACGACTGGGGATTTTCTGGAAAGTGGCTCCTGCAGGAGCCGGGCCTCCTGGGAGTGAGAGAGTGAGAGGAAGGGCCTTCCCGGAAGAGAGGGCCCTTCCAGACAACACCGAAGACGGAGAAGCCGGCGGCCGGCCTGCGCGCAGGGAAGGAAGCGGCTCCCTCCTGAAGGCGCTGAGTCAGCACGGAGCCAGCGCCTGCCACCCTCCCTCGTCCAATCAGGCGCCGCAGGGACAGGGACCTCTCAAG GAGAGGCCATGCGAGGGGGCctgtggaagaggcaggaagcgGGCATCCCCGAGGTTCCGGCATGGTGAGGACAAGTCTGGGACAGTGCCAGCCACTGCCAcctgctgccagtgcagccagcGTGCCCGCGGGTGGTCTCACGTTTGGTTCACTCCTGTGCCTGGATCCACCTTCCCCACATCGCCTGGAGCCCGTGAGAAGTGA
- the TMEM250 gene encoding transmembrane protein 250, whose protein sequence is MPVMPIPRRVRSFHGPHTTCLHAACGPARASRLARTKYNNFDVYVRARWLYGFIRFLLYFSCSLFTAALWGALAALFCLQYLGVRVLLRFQLKLSLLLLLLGRRRVDFRLLNELLIYGIHVTMLLVGGLGWCFMVFVDM, encoded by the coding sequence ATGCCGGTCATGCCGATCCCCCGGCGGGTGCGCTCCTTCCACGGCCCGCACACCACCTGCCTGCACGCGGCCTGCGGGCCCGCGCGCGCCTCGCGCCTGGCCCGCACCAAGTACAACAACTTCGACGTCTACGTGCGGGCGCGCTGGCTCTACGGCTTCATCCGCTTCCTGCTCTACTTCAGCTGCAGCCTCTTCACCGCCGCGCTGTGGGGCGCGCTGGCCGCCCTCTTCTGCCTGCAGTACCTGGGCGTGCGCGTCCTGCTGCGCTTCCAGCTCAAGCtgtcgctgctgctgctgctgctgggccgCCGGCGCGTGGACTTCCGCCTCCTGAACGAGCTGCTCATCTACGGCATCCACGTGACCATGCTGCTGGTGGGCGGCCTGGGCTGGTGTTTCATGGTCTTTGTGGACATGTGA